ATAGCTTTTTCAGCTATTACAGTGAATTTTCTCAGAGAATCAATTACACGTTCTACTTCTTTCTCGCGCCAATCAAGCACTGTGTCTAGATTAGCTGCTCCAGCAATATATAGTCTGAACAGGTCCGCCGAGTATTTTTCAGCAATATCTCTTAACAATATAACGTTTCCCTTACTCTTACTCATCTTGGCTCCTTCACGTATAACCATTTCATTTAATGTGATCATTTTAGGCCAGTGTTTCCTAGGAAATATGGCTATGTGGTGATATATGAAGAATGATAAATGATTACTTATGTGAGCTATACCTGTATGTCTCTGATCCACTGGGTACCAATAATTGAATTCTTGCCTCATCTCCTCTAGTATTTTCAAAGGTATTCCAGTATCTTCAGATATCTCTTCAGGATCGCCTTCTCCAAGGAATATATAGTCGAATACCTGAGGTTTAAGCTGTTCAGGCTTAACATTGTGTTTTCTAATAATATGTGCTATAGTATAGAATGCCATATAAATGGTTGAATCGCTTAAGCTCTCAATAACCCATTCAGGATCAAATGGTAGCTTTGTTCCAAGCCCTCTTTTTCTAGCACATGGTCTTTTCTCAAGCCAATCAATAGCGTCTAGCAAGGCCTTCTTGTATTTATTTGGAATAATCCGCATCTTCTCAGATACATATTTCTTTACTTCCTCCTTCCACCATGGAACACTATAATCTATGAACCATTGCCCAATTATTTTTGCAGCGATAATTTTTCCTCCAGCTCTACAATAGGCTTTACGGTTTAACTCGTAGAAAACGAATCCTTTGTTCTCTCTAAACAGTTTCTTCTTTATTTTTTCCTTTGCTTCACTAACACTTAATCCTTTAAATTCCGGATCATCCACGATCATTACTCCTTTATAGTATTGTTCCTTATATACTATTTTAGTTGCTTCAACAAGTCTTGGATCAAGCTGGCTCGTTATACCCATCTCCTCGACAACAACTCCTGCGTGATGACCCTTTATACCTGGTACATCAATTATTTTGATAGGCTCTATTTCCTTGACAATCTCTGGATCGATACCGTACATAGCTAGTTTTTCAGGATTCTTTTTAAGCTCCATTAAGGCGACGTAATCATATGGGGCATCGCTTGGCTCACTATAAACTATGCCTGTAGCATTATCTGGATCAACGAAGTCTGCTGGAAGAACTATTAATTCTTTGCCTAATGGACTAATTGCTTTTTTACCGATGAGTTCTCTTCCCTTTATTTCCCTAATTATTTTGAATTCATCTAGTGGATGTTGGTGTTGAAGCTTAACGAGGGCTTCTTTTGAAACAATTATTTTTTCTCCACGCCACTTAACAACTACATATTCAGCATCGGGGTTAACCCATATATTGGTGGCACCAAATAATGTTTCAGGCCTAAGAGTAGCTGCTACGAGATATGTATTGTCTTCGTTGAGAAGCTTGAACTTTATTGCTGTAAACTCTAGAATCTCTACAGGGTTAACATCAGCGTCCTGTATATCGTCTTCTCCTTCAGGTTGTTTATGTAGTAGACAATAAGTTACTATGTGGTCTCCACGTTTTATAACGCCTTTCTCATGGAGCTTATGGAATTGCCAAGTAACAAAAGCATTATATATTGGTTCTCCAGTGTGGAATCTTCTACGCCAATCAATACTGTATCCTAAAGCATCAAAATCCATATGTACTCTTTCTGCAAAGAATACTGCAAGGTTTAATGGGTCTTTGAAGGACTCAATAATTTTCTCGATCTCCACGGGATCCTTAACATATTTAGCTACATAGTTTCTATAACGATTAATTATTTCTTCTTCTCCCCTAGATATTCTCTCAGATATAGCAATTATTGGTGTACCAGTTATATGGAATGCCATGGGGAATAAGACATTATAGCCTCGGAGCCTTTTATAACGAGCAATAATGTCTCCAATAGTATATGTTCTACCATGACCTATGTGTAAGGGTGCATTAGTATATGGATAAGGTACTGTGATAAAGTATTTAGGTTTATCAGGTTCGATTCTGGGCTCAAATATTTTTCTCTCCTTCCATCTACTCTGCCATTTAGCCTCAATACTTCTAAGCCATTCTAGGAAATCTTTTTTCGTCAATCAATACCACCCTAATATATAGTAAAATCTCCTGGGTAATTCATTAATATAATAATTATTTATTAACAAAATCGTATGCTTAAAACTTAATCCTGCCTATGTGGGAATAATTAATAACAAAATTCATAATCAAAAATAATCTGTCCCACAACTTTATAAGGCTCTTAGATAATTATAGAATTTGATTTAGTAAAAGGTGATGATGAGTTGACGCTTGAAATCGTTGATCTATCTGTTGATGTAGATAGTAAGCCAGTATTACGAGATATTAATTTAAGAGCTGAGAAGGGTAAACTAACAGTTATAATGGGGCCTAACGGCAGTGGCAAAACTAGCTTAGCCTATACAATCATGGGTCATCCAAACTACAAGGTTGTGAAGGGAAAAATATTCTTAGAAGGAGAAGATATTACCGATAAAACACCTGATGAAAGAGCCAATAAGGGATTATTCCTTGTTTTCCAGAATCCCATAGAAGTTCCCGGAATTAATTTATTATCTCTATTAACTGCAGTGCTGAACAAGAAAAGGGGAAAAGCAGACTTAACAGAGCCAATTCTTGATCTTAGAAAGAAGCTTGTAGTAGAAGCTGGAATGATTGGGTTAAAAGAAGAGCTTCTGGAAAGAGAATTAAACATTGGATTCAGCGGTGGGGAAAAGAAGAGAAGCGAGCTTCTCCAAGTAAAGATTTTGAGGCCAAAATATGTTATAATGGATGAACCCGATAGCGGGCTGGATGTTGATGGTGTTAGAATAGTTGCTGATGTTATTAGAGAAATGCTCTCCACAGGCTCAAGCATTATATTGATTACTCATTATCCACGTGTGCTCCAATATATTGATCCACACAAAGTCGTTGTCCTCTATAAGGGAAGAATAGTTGCTACAGGGAAAAAAGAGCTTGTTGAGAAAATTGATAGAGAAGGATATAAATGGCTTGGTGATCAAAAATGACGAGGCCTATAGAAATTTCCAAGATAATTGAACACCCCGAGTATATGGAGCCAATAGAATATAGGGGAAAAATAGAGATTAGAGGAAAAATTACTCGAGACCTTGTCGAAGAGATTTCTAGGCAGAAAAAAGAACCGGATTGGATGCGTAGGCTTAGGCTTAGAGCTTTAGAATACTTTGAAAAATTACCTTTACCTAAATGGCTCTATGGAATTGAATCAATAGATTTGGAAGAGATAACTACGTATTATGTTAAACCATTGGAGCAGCCGGCTAGCAATTGGGAAGACCTACCAGCAGAGATCAGAGAGATATATCTCAGACTTGGACTACCAGATGCTTATGCTAAATACTTGGCTGGATTAACTACTGTTCTCGATAGTGAAACAGCATATTCTGCTATGAAGGATTATTTGAAAAAGATTGGTGTGATCATGATCCCCATGGAACAAGCAATCAGAAAATACCCTGATCTAGTTAAGAAGTATTTTGGAAAAATAGTTGGCCCAATAGAGCACAAGTTCGCAGCACTACATTATGCATTATGGAGCGGAGGAGTATTCGTATATGTGCCTAAGAATGTTAAAGTACCCTACCCCGTCGAAGCATTCTTCTTCGTCGGCAAAGAGCTTGAGGGACAGTTTGAACACTCACTAATAGTCGCGGATGAAGGCTCTGAACTCACATTTATAGAAGGATGCAGCGCTCCACGCTTCAAAAAGTTTAGCTTCCATGATGGAGCAGTAGAGCTATATGCACATAGGAAAGCTAAGATATCGTTTATAACTGTTCAAAACTGGAGCAGGAACATAATAAACTTTAACAATAAGAGAGCTATAGCTGAAGAAGACTCATATGTAGAATGGTTGGAGGGAAGTATTGGAAGTAAATACACAGTCACATATCCATCAACAATTCTACGAGGTAAAGGAGCAAGGACATCAAGTCTAGTTGTAGGAATAGCTAATGGCCCATACATTAAGGATACCGGATCCAAGGCAATACATGCTGCACCAAATACCAAGAGCAAAATAATATCTAAAAGTATCAGTAGTGAAGGAGGAGTAAACATCTATAGAGGACTAGTCCACATATTTAAAGGAGCAAAGAATTCGACAAGCTATGTACAATGTGATAGCCTAATACTGGATGAGAAAAGCAAAGCATACACCTATCCAATAATACATGTTGAAGAAAAAGATTCTGAAACAGGACACGAAGCAACAACTGGCAGGATAAACGATGATCAAATATTCTACTTACAATCTAGAGGGCTAAGCGAGGGACAAGCTAAGAGTATGATTGTGCTCGGATATATTAAGGATGTTCTCAAAGGCCTACCGATGGAGTATGTAGCAATGCTGAACCGTGTTATACAATTAGAATTTGAAAGAATAGGAGGAGTTGGTTGAAAATGATCCCTCAGAGTCTATTAAAAGAACCATACCAATACTATGGTGATTCACCGACAATAAAAAAGTACACTCTCTGGAAACTCTATGACTATTACATCGTAAAGCTCGCTAAAAACCAAATACCGCTCGGCGGATCATCTGGAAAATTTAGTGAAGAATACGATATAGTATATGATGGAACAAGTGTTAAGAGTAATAGGGCAGAACTATATGAAACAAAGCCTCTCGGAATAATTAGTCCAATGAAGGATAAACTGTCAAAGATACATTATTATCTTATTAAGAGCCATGCATATAGAGTTGTGCTTAGAAACGGCGATTATAAATTATTATTTACAGCACCATTATATGAAGCAGTAATTCCCCAACATCTAATAATTGATGTATATGGTAAAACAAGTCTAGAGCTGGATCTAGACTATAAAAATACAAGATCACTTAGAAGCACATTTATAGAATTACACCTGCACGACTCCAGCAAACTGAATTTATTAATCAATCTAAATGATTCAATTAATTCTCCATCAAACATTAATATAGGGATTAAACAAGAAAAATACACATTACTTAACCTTCTATATTTAACTATAGCAGGTAAGATGACGAGGTTCACTATAACAGATTTACTCGATGGAGAAGATTCTGAATCTAATATTAGAGGAACAGTATTTACAACCAAGCAAAACAGAATAGACAATATCACAGATATAGTATCTAGGAATAGGGATACTTATTCAAAATACTTATTTACTTCTCTTGTCAGCGATAAAGGAGTTGTTGGGCAGAGAGGAGTAGGTAAAATATATGATAACGCATGGGGATCGGGTATTGAATATTATAGCGAAGCATTATTGTTAAGCGATGACGCAAAGGCTTACCTACAACCAAGACTAGAAATAGATACAGGCGATGTGAAAATAGCGAAACATGCGGCTAGAAATATACATATATTGCCTGAACAAATATTTTATCTACAAACCAGAGGTATAGACTATGATTCTGCTAGAAAACTAGTTATTACCGGATACCTTATCAAGGAAATCCCCACAACAATATATACTTCCAAGATCATATCTTCTATAAAGAAAGTACTTGATAGCATTATTACATAATACTAATTTTTCAATTATTAGGATGCATCGCTCAATTCTTGTAGGTAGTTTACTGGATTTAATTAATGCATTGATTCCTTGACCCATAGACTTATATAAGCTTATACTACTGCAAGCATATGGATGAACATTGTATAACTTGGTATTTTTCCTACCAATATAGTCTATAACATTGAGAAATACTTGTTTAATAATAAAACATGTATTATTTTAAATTTTTAAAATTCTTAAACATTGTTAATTATCAAAAAATATTTATCCATATTAATATATTACTAGACTACTAGTTACTGGTAATTAATCGGTGCCTTAGATTGTTGGAGATCAGAGGAGTCAGTAAGTGGTTCGGCAAGTTTCAAGCATTAGATAATATTAGTTTTAACGTAAATAATGGAGAACTAGTAGGCTATGTTGGATTAAATGGTGCTGGAAAAACTACTACAATACGTATAATTGTTGGTGTTCTTCCTCCTGATAAAGGTGATGTATTAATAGATGGTTATTCAATTACGCATAATAAGCGTCAAGCTTCAAAACTTATAGGCTGGGTCCCCGAGCTCCCCATATTTGAGCCTGACGTTAAAGCACTTGATTACTTCGCATATCTAGCAGGATATTATGGATTAAGTAGTAGTGAAGCTTATAGTTTGGGTAAAAAACTCTTTGAAGAAGTCGGGCTTAGCGGTGCTGAGTATAAGAAGCTTCAAGAATATTCCCAAGGAATGAAGAAACGGTTTGCACTAGCAGTTTCAATGATAAATGATCCACCAAACTTTGTTTTTGACGAAGTACTAAATGGGCTGGATCCGGAAGGTATAAAGTTTTTCAGAGAATTGGCGAAGAGGTTTAAAAAGGAGGGAAAATCAGTTCTGTTCTCATCTCATATATTATCAGAAGTAGAAGCGATAGCTGATAGGGTTGTATTCATACATAAGGGACGGATAATAAATAGTCTCAGTATGCAGGAGATTAAAAGAATGGCTGGTAAGAAGCTCGTAGTATTGCTGGGTCGGACCCCTGAAAAAAATATAGTTGATAAACTGAAAGAATATGGAAGAATAAGTGTTGATGGAAATACTATTACGATAGAAGGCTTTAAAGGTGAACAATCAAGCATTATAGAGTTGCTGGTTAAAAACGGCTATAAGATCAACGAGATCAAACTTGTCGAGCAAAGCTTAGAGGATGTATTCTTTAAGCTTATAGGTGAACAAAAATGAATCCTTTAATATATGATTTAAAACGATCTTTTATGAGAAGAACAACCATCATAATGATAATAATATTTCTGTTAATAGGTATAGGAATAACATATCTAATCTTCGGAAACATACAGCAAGAAGGGATCAATCCAAACAGTAAGGTAACAGTAGTGGCAACACTATGGAGCAAAAAAGGTATTGGAACAATTTCCGGCTACATAGTGGATAAAGATGGTAAAGGAATACCTGGCGCTTCCATAGAATTCTATATTGGAGACGAGAAATTAGCCAATAATAAATCCTTAGACAATGGATATTTTGAGATAGATACGGGAGTGAATCTAGCCTTTAACCCATCAAATATTGGAGCGTTTGGAGAAAAATACCAGATTCTCCTCAATAATTCAAAAATACATGTTAAAACAGCTAGTGAAGAATTTGATGTAAAAGCTATGATTTCAAGCTCGATCAGTATCAAGGGACAAAACATATTTCCTGCATCGATTGTCTATATACATAAGTCCGTCTTCGTTCATGAACCCCCTCAATCTCTATCTACCTATGGATCAACTCTTGCTATTATAAATTATGATGAATCAACCGGAAAAGCCACGATTATTGTTGCTGTTCCCTTCTTGTTTTCAAGTGAGACAAAATACAATGTATCTTATAGTTTACAACCAGTATTGCTTCTTAGAAAAGGTGAGGTGGTGAAGAATTATTTATCTAGGATTTGTAATGAATCCGCTTCTCTGGGAGAATTTGATGATCCTGTAGAAATAGTTAGTTTAAATATTAATAATAGAAATACTACTCTCATATTATGCTATAATGTCAGAGATCAAGTTAATGTTGTATCTGCTCAATTTACGAAATCAAATGTTATTACTAGCTTATATGTAGCCGCCTTGTCGACGCCTGTTAATTTAGTTGCTACATTTATACCGATATCCATGCTATATATAGCATATGTCTTAATGGCTAAGCCGAGAAGCATTGGTGCATTGGAATTCTTATTGGCTAGACCTGTAACGAGATTTGATATATTTATTAATAGGTATATTGCGGGTATTCTAACAGCAACATTATCTGCTATAATAATTGTATTGGCACTTGTATTGTCTTCATATGTTTTACTAGGTGTACCATTCATAGCTGACATTGTGTTTTTGCTTTTCCTAGGATTAACACTTTCAATGATTACAATGTATTCGCTCTACTACGCATTAGCAACCTCTCTACGATCAGGGTTTTACCTCGGTTTAAGTATTGGTTTATACTTGTTGTTTGCTTTGTTTTGGCAAGTTATTATAGCTATTTACGGAGTATCTACAGGTGTGCTTTTACGAGATATACAGGAGTATTCTAAAATG
This is a stretch of genomic DNA from Staphylothermus hellenicus DSM 12710. It encodes these proteins:
- the leuS gene encoding leucine--tRNA ligase, with amino-acid sequence MTKKDFLEWLRSIEAKWQSRWKERKIFEPRIEPDKPKYFITVPYPYTNAPLHIGHGRTYTIGDIIARYKRLRGYNVLFPMAFHITGTPIIAISERISRGEEEIINRYRNYVAKYVKDPVEIEKIIESFKDPLNLAVFFAERVHMDFDALGYSIDWRRRFHTGEPIYNAFVTWQFHKLHEKGVIKRGDHIVTYCLLHKQPEGEDDIQDADVNPVEILEFTAIKFKLLNEDNTYLVAATLRPETLFGATNIWVNPDAEYVVVKWRGEKIIVSKEALVKLQHQHPLDEFKIIREIKGRELIGKKAISPLGKELIVLPADFVDPDNATGIVYSEPSDAPYDYVALMELKKNPEKLAMYGIDPEIVKEIEPIKIIDVPGIKGHHAGVVVEEMGITSQLDPRLVEATKIVYKEQYYKGVMIVDDPEFKGLSVSEAKEKIKKKLFRENKGFVFYELNRKAYCRAGGKIIAAKIIGQWFIDYSVPWWKEEVKKYVSEKMRIIPNKYKKALLDAIDWLEKRPCARKRGLGTKLPFDPEWVIESLSDSTIYMAFYTIAHIIRKHNVKPEQLKPQVFDYIFLGEGDPEEISEDTGIPLKILEEMRQEFNYWYPVDQRHTGIAHISNHLSFFIYHHIAIFPRKHWPKMITLNEMVIREGAKMSKSKGNVILLRDIAEKYSADLFRLYIAGAANLDTVLDWREKEVERVIDSLRKFTVIAEKAIRTKCEKYGHDKYIDKWFLSRFNRLLVEATNALDNMEVRDYIQKIFYDVMVSIDHYRERTNNEETICMVKRILSKWLKALNPVIPHLTEEIWSWMGKKEFLSLEKWPEADYNAINEEVEILEEAIESLIDDIKNVLNILSPKPKHAYIVVASPWKREVIEMIEKGMDRREIIRTIRDKYGLKGREKEIVYVIQECSRLPCKRALKTDPLHEYEAYNEARHYIAKKTGLNIEVYWEEEARTKNIPKAEKTLPLKPSFYLH
- the sufC gene encoding Fe-S cluster assembly ATPase SufC, whose protein sequence is MTLEIVDLSVDVDSKPVLRDINLRAEKGKLTVIMGPNGSGKTSLAYTIMGHPNYKVVKGKIFLEGEDITDKTPDERANKGLFLVFQNPIEVPGINLLSLLTAVLNKKRGKADLTEPILDLRKKLVVEAGMIGLKEELLERELNIGFSGGEKKRSELLQVKILRPKYVIMDEPDSGLDVDGVRIVADVIREMLSTGSSIILITHYPRVLQYIDPHKVVVLYKGRIVATGKKELVEKIDREGYKWLGDQK
- the sufB gene encoding Fe-S cluster assembly protein SufB, which encodes MTRPIEISKIIEHPEYMEPIEYRGKIEIRGKITRDLVEEISRQKKEPDWMRRLRLRALEYFEKLPLPKWLYGIESIDLEEITTYYVKPLEQPASNWEDLPAEIREIYLRLGLPDAYAKYLAGLTTVLDSETAYSAMKDYLKKIGVIMIPMEQAIRKYPDLVKKYFGKIVGPIEHKFAALHYALWSGGVFVYVPKNVKVPYPVEAFFFVGKELEGQFEHSLIVADEGSELTFIEGCSAPRFKKFSFHDGAVELYAHRKAKISFITVQNWSRNIINFNNKRAIAEEDSYVEWLEGSIGSKYTVTYPSTILRGKGARTSSLVVGIANGPYIKDTGSKAIHAAPNTKSKIISKSISSEGGVNIYRGLVHIFKGAKNSTSYVQCDSLILDEKSKAYTYPIIHVEEKDSETGHEATTGRINDDQIFYLQSRGLSEGQAKSMIVLGYIKDVLKGLPMEYVAMLNRVIQLEFERIGGVG
- a CDS encoding SufD family Fe-S cluster assembly protein — translated: MIPQSLLKEPYQYYGDSPTIKKYTLWKLYDYYIVKLAKNQIPLGGSSGKFSEEYDIVYDGTSVKSNRAELYETKPLGIISPMKDKLSKIHYYLIKSHAYRVVLRNGDYKLLFTAPLYEAVIPQHLIIDVYGKTSLELDLDYKNTRSLRSTFIELHLHDSSKLNLLINLNDSINSPSNINIGIKQEKYTLLNLLYLTIAGKMTRFTITDLLDGEDSESNIRGTVFTTKQNRIDNITDIVSRNRDTYSKYLFTSLVSDKGVVGQRGVGKIYDNAWGSGIEYYSEALLLSDDAKAYLQPRLEIDTGDVKIAKHAARNIHILPEQIFYLQTRGIDYDSARKLVITGYLIKEIPTTIYTSKIISSIKKVLDSIIT
- a CDS encoding ABC transporter ATP-binding protein, with product MLEIRGVSKWFGKFQALDNISFNVNNGELVGYVGLNGAGKTTTIRIIVGVLPPDKGDVLIDGYSITHNKRQASKLIGWVPELPIFEPDVKALDYFAYLAGYYGLSSSEAYSLGKKLFEEVGLSGAEYKKLQEYSQGMKKRFALAVSMINDPPNFVFDEVLNGLDPEGIKFFRELAKRFKKEGKSVLFSSHILSEVEAIADRVVFIHKGRIINSLSMQEIKRMAGKKLVVLLGRTPEKNIVDKLKEYGRISVDGNTITIEGFKGEQSSIIELLVKNGYKINEIKLVEQSLEDVFFKLIGEQK
- a CDS encoding ABC transporter permease subunit; this translates as MNPLIYDLKRSFMRRTTIIMIIIFLLIGIGITYLIFGNIQQEGINPNSKVTVVATLWSKKGIGTISGYIVDKDGKGIPGASIEFYIGDEKLANNKSLDNGYFEIDTGVNLAFNPSNIGAFGEKYQILLNNSKIHVKTASEEFDVKAMISSSISIKGQNIFPASIVYIHKSVFVHEPPQSLSTYGSTLAIINYDESTGKATIIVAVPFLFSSETKYNVSYSLQPVLLLRKGEVVKNYLSRICNESASLGEFDDPVEIVSLNINNRNTTLILCYNVRDQVNVVSAQFTKSNVITSLYVAALSTPVNLVATFIPISMLYIAYVLMAKPRSIGALEFLLARPVTRFDIFINRYIAGILTATLSAIIIVLALVLSSYVLLGVPFIADIVFLLFLGLTLSMITMYSLYYALATSLRSGFYLGLSIGLYLLFALFWQVIIAIYGVSTGVLLRDIQEYSKMLINSYYYNPMGIMNLIMIIIQNNYGISAIINPDPFYMSLSVTLWICVPAILGYLRFQRINLSG